The DNA segment GTTTGTAGGGCCGGCCACCGTGCCTGCCCCAATATTGATCGGGTTTTCCCCATGCGTAGGGCAGGCCACCGCGCCTGCCTGAAAAAGCGGTCGGCGCAGTGGCCGACCCTACATAGAGCATGCAACCGCAATTATCCAAAAAGCCGACCCAACGTAGGGCAGGCCACCGTGCCTGCCAAAAAAGTAGGACGGGCCACCGGGCCCGCCTGAAAAACTTGTCAAATCGAATAAAGCGGGGTAAAAATATTGAAGATACTTATTGCAGATGATTCCGGTATTATCCGGGATCGGGTAAAAGCGGCCATCCATGGCATTTCAGCCACGGATCAGATTTATGAGGCCAGCACCATTGAAGACACCCTGAACCGCCTCGATGCCGTTTCCCCCGATGTGGTCATTCTTGATCTCCGCATGCCGGACGGCAGCGGCACGGATGTGCTCAAAACCATAAAAGCCTATCCTGATCCGCCGGTTGTCATCGTGTTCACGAGTTATCCATATCCCCAATACCGACGAAAATGCATGGATTTGGGGGCGGATTATTTTTTCGATAAATCCAAAGATTTTGAGAAGCTATCGGCGCTTATCGAATGGATACACGTTGATGCCGGCCCAAGTGCCTGAGAAACGATTGGTTTTT comes from the Desulfobacterales bacterium genome and includes:
- a CDS encoding response regulator transcription factor, with the translated sequence MKILIADDSGIIRDRVKAAIHGISATDQIYEASTIEDTLNRLDAVSPDVVILDLRMPDGSGTDVLKTIKAYPDPPVVIVFTSYPYPQYRRKCMDLGADYFFDKSKDFEKLSALIEWIHVDAGPSA